The genomic window TAACCCCCTAGGGGAGCTTTAACGTTCTTCATGCAGGAATACTAAATTCTCCCATAAAATCATTATACCAAAATAAATGAAATTTCTTTAATCTTTAGTTGAACTTTTATTTTTTCACATAAACAACGGTGGGATCCTTTTCTTTTTTGAAAATCTCCTTTATATCTTCCAAGTTTGTTGTTTTTTCTTCTATAAATATAATAATCTTTTCTAAATCATCTCTGTATAGTATATAATCACCGTTGTTGAAATTGTCAAACATGATAAAAGCCTCGTTTGTATTTTTAAACTTCTCAAATTTTTCAAACTTTTCTTTGTAATCTTCGTTTTCCTTTGAAGTAAAATACTCTGTTTTATTAGGTTTTACGGTATTTAAGATGTTGTAAATTCTTTGAGAAAGGTTCTGGGCAACTGAAAAATCCCCCAAAAATAGCAACCCGAACTTTTTAAAATCTTTTTTATAAACATAATTAACTATTTTCTCAGCATCGTTTGAATCATCTAAAATGATGTCAGGAACCCCAAATAAACTTTCAAATTCGTATAGATCTTTCACTGTTTTGTCGTTTGCTTCCTTCACAAAAACACCCAAAATTCCCAAGAATATTGCCAATACCCCTCCAATAGCTAAAGTGAGGGTAGTATTTGGTGATACAGGATTTTCTGGTATGTAGGCTGAGGTTATTACTTTGAATTTGTTATCGTATAGTGATGCCTTCATCCTTTCTTGCTCTAAGGCAGTTAGTAAAGTGTTATACCTTGTTTGAAGAATAGCCTGATCTTTTCTCAAAAGGAAATATTCGTACATAATAGGAGATCTTTTTGCAATTTCATCATCTATAACTTGAAGCATATTTTCATACACCTGTTTTGTTACATCGAATAGTTGTAGTTGTGTAATTATCCCTGTGTATTCGTTAAAAGTTTCCATATCGATCGATGCAAGAAAGTTTAAATCGTTGGAAAAAATCGCTTCAAGATTCTTTTTCAATTCATCTTCTAAAACCGTTATTTCCGCTTCCAAAGCTCCAATTCTCGGAGAACTAGGAGAATTTAACTTTAAAGTTTCTAATTCTATTCTGTCACTCACTAATTTAGATTTTATATCCTTAACAGGCGTATCTTTTTCTGTGTTTGTTAGTATAAACTCTTTAGTTTCTGGACTCAGTTTGAAAATATTATCTTCTATAGCTTGCTTTCTGATTTCTAATTGGTTTTTATCTGCTTCTAATTTTAGTATATTCATATAGGTTTCCGAATAATAACTAATTAAAGGGTCGCTTTCTTGTGATGTTCCCCCTGAAATATCGGAAATCTTATTTTTAGTTTGGAAATCTAAAACCTCTTTATTTATCTGATCATATTGCTGAGAAACATCTTCAAATAACGTTTCAACTTGATTCAAATAAGACTGTGAATCCTCAAAATAAAGGTTTTCTGCATAATCAGTGTAGTAAGAATACACAAGTGAGACAACCGAAGCAGCCACAGTTGGATCGGAACTTTGGTAACTTATTTCTATCATATTAGTATCTTGAACATTTTGTATATTTATACCTTCTTTTAGTGAATCAATGAGGTCTCTTTCTGTTACTTCTGTACCTCTCAATCTAGCAATTAGCCCTTTGTTTTCGTTTGCTTTTTCTACAAGGTTGAGCTCTTTTACAACGTTTGCTAACACCCAATCGGCTTTCATCCTTTCAATTTCGGTAGTTAAACCTGAATCAGAGGGTTGGCTGATTCCTAACAAGTTTGCTGCAGAAGACATAGACCCTAAAGAGACAGTTGGTTGTGAAGAACTTGATTTGTACTCTATAACCTGCTTTGCTTCATACGTGGGAGTTGCAACGAAAAACAGATAAAACGCTGTTAAAAAGATAGTTAAGAGGAAAATAATTAGAAAAGTCCATTTTCTTCTTTTAAAAATTCTGAGTATGTCTGAAAAGGTTAGTTCTCTTTCTTCTTCCATTTCCATCCTCCAATTTTTAGTTATTTTTTACTGTGATTAGAAATTCTAAAAGCCTTTTTAGCGCCCCTTTATTTTGTTCTATGCAAAATATTCTACCATATGGTTGACTTATTTCAAAGATATTTTTTTATGTTTATATTAAAATCTTTTTTGTACTGCATCAATTCGCATAAACTTCTGAATTGGCAAGAAGAACAATCGTAATATTTTTCTCCTGTTTTTGCGTTATTGTATTTATCATACATTTCTTCTAAGAACCTTCTTATTTCTCTTTCTTTTACTGCTATAGGGGTGAAATCAGATTTGTTGATGTTTTGAAAAACTTTCTCTAACCATGTGCAGAATTCTTTAATATCAAAAGATACATACTTAGTTCTAGACTTGTGTTCTTTATATATAATCCGGCCTTTCTGTATTTTTATAAAATTATTATTTTTATGCTCTTTTTTCTTTGATACTACTTGAAATTTTAGATATACATCAGAATTTGCTAATTTGTTTTTCCATTCTTCATTATTTAATAAGGTTAGGTAATAAATTAGCAATTGTTCACTTTGGAAATTTTTTGACCTTTTGTAATCCATAATTGAGTAAGCTCCTGGTAAAAGTTGGTCGCCAAATTCATCAAGAAGGTACACATAGTTTCCGTTCAAAAGATCTACCCTGTCTATTCTGGAGGTTAGGTCTACATCGTGAAAATTCCCGATATTTATCTTTGAATTTACCTCTAACTCTGTAGCTATAACTTGAGAATAAGTGAGATCTATACCTTTTTTGAAATGGATATACTTTCGATGTATGTCTTCTATGCTTTCTAAAATATCTTCTGTTATTATTTCACTTTCCACGTCTTTTATAGCTTCATAGGTGTGTAAAAAATCGTCTGTATACTCCTCCCAAATATCTTCAATGATATCTTTTATTTCTTCTTTCAATTCTTCTTTGTTGAGAATTTTTTGGGACATAACTTCATAATTTTTGTATTTGGAAAATATCTCTTTCATCACCCTGTGCTTTATAAGCCCATCAAAAAACTTCTCAAAATCTTTATCTCCATTTAATCTGCCTTCGATTCCGAGGTAATACTTAAAAGGACAATCCACATAAGTAGTTATTTTTGTATGGCTTAACCGCCCAAGGTCGGTATTTTTATATAATTGCCAGTCTGGATTAGTTATCTCTTTTTTTAATCTTTCAATATCAGTGTGGTGTTTATCAGGTAAATACTCTTTCTTCCCGTTCAATATGTAATAAATAGTAGCTTCTGCATCAGAGAATATATTCTTGGGATCTTTTGGTAGGATTTCTTTTTTAGAGAGGAACTTATTCGAATATTTGACGTTTTTAAAGTTATTCCTAAACTCTTTTTCGTATGGAGAGGGTAGTATTGGTTCACCACTTAGTTTAGCGTTTGGATATGTAAATACTATATTATCAGCGAAGATCATCGAGATAAACAAGTTTCTTCTACTGATCTTTTCTGAATGTTTGGCGATTGAGGTCCCTTCGTTACTCATAGATGTGATGAAAGGATTGATCTTTATTGAAGGGTAGTTTTCTTCAGTGAAACCGACAATATATTTATATTTTTTCTTTACAAATCTTGAGTCTTCAAGGCTCATTATTTCTACTGTATTATCGTACCTTTCGGACTCTCTATACGTTTCAATCTGAATAAGAGAAGAAAGTATTTTGTAGAACTTTTCAATTCCTAAATTTTTATTTGACTTTAGAATTTTCTCCAAATTTTCTTCGACGTTAAATACTAGTGCTTCAAAAGCTTTTAATGCATTTAATTGACTCTCAATAGGGAGTACATCCTCGTATGTTTTCAGTATGTTGAAATGAGATAGGTAAGTATCTATCCATTCTTTCACTAACTCCCTGTAATCAGAAACACTGAAGTACTTTTTTCGATCTTTGCTTTTCTGGATATTTTCTAAAAGAGAAAATATGTTGCCAAGGCATTTTTTTAATTCATTTAAGTCTTTGAGTTCTTCGCTTATTCTTTCTATTTCTTCTGTACCTTTAAGTTGAGAATTTCTTTTATCTATTTCTTTCTCAACGGTATTCATCCATTTTTCTTTTCGGTTTTTGAGAGAGGATTTTTGTATGTCATAGAATAAGTTTAATCGCTTTAGATAATGTTCTATCTGCTCCATCGTCAGTTCAGTTACTCCCCCGTAACCACTTTCAATCATCGCCAAGATATCTTCAACTTCACAACCCCTCACCAACGTTTTAATTGGTTGAAGAAGTATCAAAACTATTTGACTTTCGTTTAACGGAACATCGTTTTTGAACCTGTAAGGTACCTTAGCATCTTCCAAATAATCCGCCAATAATTTTGCAGTTGAACTATTGGGAACAACGACCCCCAATTCATCAGGTGAAAGATTTTCACTTATCAATTTTCTTTTTATTTCTTTTGTGAGGGTTTCTATTTCAGAAACATCGTTGTTCATTGGAAAGATTTCAATATTGGTATTTTCAAAAATCCGTTTTAACCCTTTATTTTTCGATTTGAATTCAAACCCTTCATTTTTTAAAAAGTTATGTATGTTAGTTATTGAATCAAAACTTCTGTCTTCTATATTGACCCAAGTAATAAAATGAACCTCTTCAAAGAGATCAAAGAAAGCTTTAAGAGTTTTGTTAACGGCTGGAGAAATATCAAAAAAGCCCGAAATAACGACCCTTTTTCCTATATATTTTTTCCCCTCTTCTTTCAATCTGTTAGGTAAAATCTCATAAAACCATTTGTACACACTAACGGGATCGTAATTTCTTTGATATTTAATAGACATATCGAACTTCGTTTCTAAAATATCTTCGAGTTTTTTTTCTAATTTAGTGTAAAGTATGTACAAATTAGAATTGTTATCTATAGAATCATCGAGCAACTTGTATTCTTCAGAGGATTCAACGATTTCTTCATCTTCAACCCTTGAAATTTCCCATTTTTTCTCGAAAATATCTAATATGTACTCAACTGATTTTTGAGATTTGGATATAACGTTTAGATATTCAGAAAATTCTTCGTCTTTCTTCTCTTCTTCTATTAAGTCCATTATCTCGTTTTCGATGTATACCTTCAAAAAATCTCTATCCAATATTACAGATTGTGGCTGGTATGTTTTTAGCGTCTCAGTTACATATTGGTTTATAACCCTGAAGGCATCACGATTGATAGTTTTTTTTGTTTGTGAGGCAACGTATTCTGCCACTTGCTTCACGTAAAAACCAGAAGGCCCTAGAAACAAAAAGTTCAGAGGATCTTCGTTGTAAAAAGGAAGTACAAGATCTCCAACGTTTTTAAAATGTTCTGGATTTAAGTCAAATAAATAGACCTTTCTCATTTTTCTACCAGCTTTCTATTTCGTTTCTCACTTCATCGAAGTTATATTCAAATTTGTAAGTTCTATTTTCTCTTTCGTTCCCAAAGAAATCCTTCTCTATATAATCATAGTTGCCAAGGTTATATTTGTACTCTATTTCAGTATTTGGAGGCATTCTAAGAGACAATTGGTACGTCCCATCCTCCATTTTTTCAAACCTATAATTTTCATCTCCCACTAACCAATTGTTGAAGTTTCCCATCATATAAATTGAAGCATCTTCCGGTGTATCTTCTGGAACGGAAGTGATTATAAAAGTGACTTCGAACAAATTTTCATCTTCTTCTGAAAATGAAGGTATTTCTGGGGCTGTTGTAGGAGATGGCTGAGCTGTTGTTGAAGCTTTTTGTGAAGAAAAACCAAAAAGCAAAAGAATTATTGCAAAAGGAAGTAAGATTTCTAAAAATCCTTCTTTCAATTGTCTTTCACCTCTTTAATGGTGTAACTCTCTTTCAGTTAATTATATCATATTTATTATCTCGATACACAAAAGATTTTTAAGGTAATTGTTATTTAAATTATTAAACAAATACCATTTGTTCACGAAACTTATGGTATAATGTAAAAGGTTATTTTGGCCCAAAAATTAGAAAAAGGAGTAAAAACATGACAAAATTTCAACACATGGGCCTTTCTGATAACATACTCAACGCGATTGATAGAAAAGGGTACGAAGAACCAACTCCTATCCAGGAAAAGGTTATCCCCTTTCTTTTATCTGGTAAGAATAATGTAATCGGTCAGGCTCAAACTGGTACAGGAAAAACTGCAGCATTTGGTATACCTCTAATTGAAAGATTAGAAGAGAAAGCAAACGACGTTCAAGCTTTAGTATTAACCCCTACGAGAGAATTAGCTTTGCAAGTTTGTAACGAAATCGACTCACTGAAGGGAAACAAAAGATTGAACCTTCTTCCCGTGTACGGAGGAGTCTCAATTGGAAATCAAATTAGAGCCCTTAAGAGAAAAGTAGATTTAGTAGTAGGTACCCCAGGAAGAATAATAGACCATTTGAACAGAGGTACTTTAGATATTAGCAAAATTAAGTATTTGGTCATTGATGAAGCCGATGAAATGCTAGATATGGGTTTTATAGAAGATGTGGAGACGATACTCTCAAAAACTAATAAAGAAAAGCAAATTTTGATGTTTTCAGCTACGATTCCTCAAAGGATTATTACCCTTGCTAGAAAGTATATGGGGAATTTTGAAACGGTAACAACAGTTCAAGGAAACAAAGAGGACATAACCGTAAAAAAGGCAAAACAAATTTATTACATGATTTCTGAATCTGATAAAATAGAACTTTTGAGTAGGCTCATAGATATAGATAGTGATTTTTACGGTCTTGTATTTACTAAAACAAAAGTCCAATCAGAAGAAATCGCAAACAAATTAATCAAAAAAGGTTACGAAGCAGAAGCACTAAATGGTGATGTCTCTCAAAATCAAAGAGAAAGAATAATGGATAGATTTAAGAGCAAACGTATAAAAATTTTAATAGCCACAGATGTTGCAGCCAGAGGTATAGACATAGACAATCTTAAATACGTTATCAATTATTCTCTTCCACAAAATCCAGAAAATTATATACATCGTATAGGAAGAACTGCGAGGGCTGGAAATGAGGGTATAGCTATTACTTTTGTCACACCGAGCGAGTATAGAAAATTTATGTTCATCAAGCATTCCTCAAAAGCCTTAATAGAAGAAGCTAAAATACCACAAGCCAAAGATATTGTTAACGCAAAAGTTGAAAAAATAAAAGATGAGATCAAATCTAATCTTTCCAAAGATATAGATCCCATTTATGAAATCTTGGCGGAAACAATCTTAGAGGAGACCGACCAAGAGCCGAGCCAAATAATTGCTTCTATTTTAAAGTATTTTTATGGTGGAATCTTGAAAGAAGAAAATTATAGCAAAATAAAAGAAGTTAAAAACTCTTCAAAAAGAAAAGACCAAAGGTTATTTGTTGCATTAGGTAGTTTAAGTAAAATGACACCAAGAAAACTTGCTGAATTCATAGAAAAGGAAACTGGTGTAAATAGAAAAAAAATAAAAGATATACAAATAATGGATAAATTTTCTTTTGTGACGGTTCCTTCCGAACAAGCTGAAGCAATAATAGAGATCTTTAAGCAAAAATCAAAGAGAAAAAGACCACTAGTAGTACAAGCTAAGTCCAAAAGAAATTAGAAAGTGAAATCAAAAATGGATTATTGAAACAACTAGTTCGATTCTGAAGCATTTTTAACCGCTTCGTATACGTTCAAATGTAATCTTTTATCATAAGCTTCGGGTAAAATCCTATTAGGTGTAGGAATACATGAATTTGAAATTGCAAGTATTGCAGAATGGAGCATTTTTTTAGTTATCTTTGATTTTTTCTCTATCGCTCCTTTCATTATTCCAGGAAAGGCTATGAGATTGTTGATTTGGTTAGGATAATCTGATCTGCCAGTCGCCACTATACTTGCCCCGAAGCTTTTTGCTAATATTGGATCTATTTCCGGTAAAGGGTTGGCAAGTGCAAATATTATAGGATTTTTATTCATTTTTTTTACCATCTCTTCATTCAAAATATTACCTTTAGATACCCCTACAAACACATCCGCACCAAAAAGAGCATCTGAGAGATTCCCGGTTATATTTTCTGGATTCGTTATCTTTGCTAATTCTTGGTGATATTCATGCAAAGAACTTTCTGGAACATTTTTATTCAACACCCCATTCTTGTCAACTAAAACAAGATTTATGACCCCAAAATCCATCAAAAACTTGGCTATATTGTATCCCGCTGCCCCTATACCGTTAATAACAACTTTAATATTTTTTGCTTCTTTCCCCGTTAATTTCAATGCATTCAACAATCCTGCCGTGACTACTACAGCTGTTCCCTGCTGGTCATCATGAAAAACTGGAATATTCATTGTTTTATTCAATTCTTCTAATATTCGAAAACATCTAGGAGCAGAGATGTCTTCTAAGTTTATACCTCCAAACGAAGGTTCTAAGTTCTTCACAATAGAAACAATTTCTTCTGGATCTTGTGTATTTAAGCAAATTGGGAAGGCATCAAGCTGGCCAAAAAGATTAAACAATAATGCCTTACCTTCCATAACGGGAAGAGCACCATATGGACCTATGTTACCGAGACCCAATACGGCGCTTCCGTCTGAAATGATACCAACGGTGTTCCAACGTCTTGTGTATAAAAATGTGTTTTCTGGATCTTTTGAGCATCCTTCTGCAACATCTGCTACCCCAGGAGTGTATAGTAGGGATAACGATTCTTCGTTCAAATTGTCAACATTTGAAATTGTCCTGATTTTTCCCTTGAGTATTTTGTGTAATTCTTTTGCGTCCAAGATTAACTCTCCTTAAAAGTTAAAATATTTGATTGCCGTTTGTATCTATTGCCACCATTAAAGGAAAATCCTCCACGTTTATGTTGTAAATAGCTTCTGGCCCTAATTCTGGAAAAGCAAGAACCCTTATATCCTTCACACACTTAGAAAGGTACGCAGCTGCACCACTTGGAGTTATAAAATAAACTCTCTTGTATTTTATACATAACTTTACTGCCAAATCACTTCTTTTTCCCTTTCCAACAGTTCCTAGCACACCTAATTTAAAGATCATTTCAAGATATTTATCCATTCTTTCACTCGTTGTCGGACCTATAGCACCTATCTTAGAGTTCTTTGGAGGATTTGCAGGGCCTGCATAAAATACAATTTTTTCATTTAAATCTACAGGAAGCTGCGAATTTTTTGAAAGTAATTCTAAAAGTTTTTGGTGTGCAGCATCCCTCATAACTATCAATTCACCAGTGTATTGTAAGAGTTCTCCGATTCTTAATTTTTCAATTTCATCTATCTTCAAATTTTACCACACCTTTTCTACAAAGGTAACAATCTAAGGAAACCCCCACAGGAAGTGTTGCAATATGTGTGGGAGCATATTCTACATGTACAGAAAAAACCGAAACTCCTTCTTTTAATCCTTGAAATCCTATTTTTAAAGTATTTAAATCTTTCAAAAGCGCTTCCTCAAAATCCGCATATACAGGGTTTTGATTTCTTTCTTTGAAACTTTTGGTCAATGCTAATTTGGATAAAACCATTGCTTTATCAGAAGTTCCACCTATTCCTATTCCAACATGTAAAGGCGGGCAACCTTTTGCTCCGTTTTCTTTCACATGCCCAATTATTACATCTTTTAATTCTTGGACCCCGATTGATGGCTTTAACATGAACAAGGCTGAGAGATTTTCACTCCCCCCGCCTTTCACCAAAAATTTGATATCTAAACTCTTCCCAGAGACTTGGAATATGTGTACCACAGGTGGAGTGTTGTTTTTAGTGTTTTTTCTTTCAAAAAGGGGATCACTCACCAGTGAAAATCGGAAGGGATTTTCCGTATATACCTTTTCAACCACCTCACTTAACGTGGAAAATATAGGTTCTTCAAGTATAACTTCGTTCCCTAGAAAAACAAAAAATTCAACAATGCCTGTATCTTGACAGAGGGGTAATTTTTCAACTTCTGCAATTTTATAATTTTCTTTTAGCGCTTGAGAAAATGGACCTTTGTATTCGTCTATGTAAGTTTTTACTTCTGGATTTATCGTTTCATTGACCTGTACTATATGGTTTGTCAACTTTTCTAATATTTCACGCTTAGATATCATCTCAAAATTTCAAACTCCTTTTTTATAATTGATTACTCTCTTTAGCGATGCTAATTGTTTAATTTCTCAAGCTTCTATTTTATCGTCTATTTTTCCATCTTTTTGAAATTTTAGCATAAAAAAATAAAAATTAAGAATTTTTAAGTTTTTAAGTCCTAATCGTCTCTACTCGACTTTAATCGTCTATAATTCCATTTAATCGGATTTTTATTTTAAAAGTATAAGAGTTATAATATAATTAGTTAAACGGTTAAGTAATTTTATAATCAAGCATTGGAGGATACGCTATGCCACCAAAGAAAAATAAAAATTCTCGAATAACTATCGAAGATATAGCACAGATCGCACAAGTTTCTAAAGCCACCGTATCTTATGTGATCAATGATAAACCCGGTGTGAGTGAGCCGGTTAGAAATAAAATAAAAAATATAATTGAGGAAACTAATTATTTTCCTAATTCTGCAGCAAGGGGTTTAGCAGGTGAAAAAACACATTTTGTAGGTTTAGTTATTCCAGATATTTCTGATATGTTCTATGCAAATATAATTAGAGGAGTAGAAAAAACTTTAAATAAAAAAGACTATCTTCTCAATCTATTTACCACACATGCAAGGCCAGAAAGAGAGCAACAAGTGGTTCGATTGTTGAATAAGAGTATGGTTGACGGATTAATTATAATGGCTTACTTTATTACTGATAATTTCATAAAGTCTTTGAAAGAAAGGGATATTCCTTTTGTCTTTATCGATTATCCACCAAAGGATGAAGATATTTATTCTGTGATGGTCGACAACGAAAATGGTGCATTTGAGGCGACAGAATATTTGATAAAACTTGGGCATAAAAAAATAGCGTTTTTAGAAGGTCCACAAGTTGCCTGGGATTCAAAGGCACGATTCAAAGGTTATTTGAAGGCATTAAAAGCCTATGGAATCAAATTCAACCAAGAATTAGTTGAAAACGGTAATTTTACAAAAGAAGAAGGATATACAGCTACAAAAAGGTTGTTAGAAAAAGGAGAAAAATTCACTGCTATCTTTTCTTCGAATGATCAAATGGCGATAGGAGCAATGAGAGCTTTAAAAGAAAGTGGGTACAAAATTCCAACAGATGTCTCTACTATAGGTTTTGACAACATCGAGGCCAGTTCTATAATAGAACCACCTTTAACAACTGTTTCACAACCCATATATGAAATGGGTAAAAAAGCTGTAGATATTATAACAGCTTTGATAAATGGAGAAACAATAGAAGAAAAAAGATATTTGTTAAAAACAAAATTAATCGAAAGACAATCTTGTACAAGAATTTAAATTTTTTACAGATAACTTAATCGGTTAAGTAAGCATGAATAAAGTATTTTATAACCTCATAACAGCAATTTTTAAAATCAGGAGGGAAGATATGTTCGAGACAAAATACGGATATTTCACAGAGGATGGAAAAGAGTATGTTATAACCACTCCTAAAACTCCAAAACCTTGGATAAATGTTATTTCTAATGGTGATTATGGAATGGTCATATCTCAGAGTGGTTCTGGTTATAGTTGGAGAACACATGCAAGTTTAAATAGAATTACACGGTGGGAACAAGATCTCATAAAGGATGAATGGGGCAAATATATTTACATAAAAAATGAGACAAGTGGAGACTTTTGGTCTCCAAGTTGGAAGCCCACATGTAAAGAACCACAAGAGTATGAAGTAAGACACGGTCAAGGTTATTCAATATTTGAGACCAAATATTTCGATATAAAAACGAATTTAACTATGTTTGTATCTAAGGATGACCCAGTCGAAATATGGAAGTTAACTATAAAAAATACTTCTGAAAAAGAACACAAATTGTCTATTTACACCTACTTAGAATGGAATTTGGGAGCCGCTCCCGACTGGCACAGAGAGTTTCACAAAACTTTTATAGAAACAGATTTTTTAAATGATTTAAACTGTATAACGGCTGAAAAAAGAATGTGGGAGATTCCAAATGAAAAAGGTCAAAATTGGAACAGGAACTGGGAATATACCGCTTTTCATTCAGTTAATGAGAAAATAGCCGGATTTGAAGGGTCAAAGGAAAAATTTTTGGGAGAGTATGGAAGTATTTCTAATCCAAATGCCCTTATTAGTGGAAAAATGTCAAACACTTATGGAAAATGGGAAGATTCTATTGGTAGTTTAAAAAATGAAATAATTTTAAAACCAGGAGAAGAAAAAACGTTGATTTATTTGCTTGGGGCCGTTTCTAAAAAAAATACAAACGGAAGTGTGAGCTCACTTGTTAAAAAATATCAAACAGTAGAAAAGGTAGACGAAGAATTCGAAAAAGTAAAAGATATGTGGAACGAAATGCTTTCAAAATTTACTGTTGAAACACCAGATAAAGCCTTGGATTTTATGCTAAATAACTGGTTGAAGTACCAAGCTATTTCAGGAAGGTTATGGGGAAGGTCTGCCTATTATCAAACTGGTGGGGCGTACGGTTTTAGAGATCAACTTCAAGATAGTCAGATATTTTTGTATGTGGATCCCGAACAAACCAAAAATCAGATAAAACTTCACGCAGCTCACCAATTCAAAGATGGAAGTGTGTACCATTGGTGGC from Petrotoga mexicana DSM 14811 includes these protein-coding regions:
- a CDS encoding GumC family protein, with product MEEERELTFSDILRIFKRRKWTFLIIFLLTIFLTAFYLFFVATPTYEAKQVIEYKSSSSQPTVSLGSMSSAANLLGISQPSDSGLTTEIERMKADWVLANVVKELNLVEKANENKGLIARLRGTEVTERDLIDSLKEGINIQNVQDTNMIEISYQSSDPTVAASVVSLVYSYYTDYAENLYFEDSQSYLNQVETLFEDVSQQYDQINKEVLDFQTKNKISDISGGTSQESDPLISYYSETYMNILKLEADKNQLEIRKQAIEDNIFKLSPETKEFILTNTEKDTPVKDIKSKLVSDRIELETLKLNSPSSPRIGALEAEITVLEDELKKNLEAIFSNDLNFLASIDMETFNEYTGIITQLQLFDVTKQVYENMLQVIDDEIAKRSPIMYEYFLLRKDQAILQTRYNTLLTALEQERMKASLYDNKFKVITSAYIPENPVSPNTTLTLAIGGVLAIFLGILGVFVKEANDKTVKDLYEFESLFGVPDIILDDSNDAEKIVNYVYKKDFKKFGLLFLGDFSVAQNLSQRIYNILNTVKPNKTEYFTSKENEDYKEKFEKFEKFKNTNEAFIMFDNFNNGDYILYRDDLEKIIIFIEEKTTNLEDIKEIFKKEKDPTVVYVKK
- a CDS encoding PD-(D/E)XK nuclease family protein yields the protein MRKVYLFDLNPEHFKNVGDLVLPFYNEDPLNFLFLGPSGFYVKQVAEYVASQTKKTINRDAFRVINQYVTETLKTYQPQSVILDRDFLKVYIENEIMDLIEEEKKDEEFSEYLNVISKSQKSVEYILDIFEKKWEISRVEDEEIVESSEEYKLLDDSIDNNSNLYILYTKLEKKLEDILETKFDMSIKYQRNYDPVSVYKWFYEILPNRLKEEGKKYIGKRVVISGFFDISPAVNKTLKAFFDLFEEVHFITWVNIEDRSFDSITNIHNFLKNEGFEFKSKNKGLKRIFENTNIEIFPMNNDVSEIETLTKEIKRKLISENLSPDELGVVVPNSSTAKLLADYLEDAKVPYRFKNDVPLNESQIVLILLQPIKTLVRGCEVEDILAMIESGYGGVTELTMEQIEHYLKRLNLFYDIQKSSLKNRKEKWMNTVEKEIDKRNSQLKGTEEIERISEELKDLNELKKCLGNIFSLLENIQKSKDRKKYFSVSDYRELVKEWIDTYLSHFNILKTYEDVLPIESQLNALKAFEALVFNVEENLEKILKSNKNLGIEKFYKILSSLIQIETYRESERYDNTVEIMSLEDSRFVKKKYKYIVGFTEENYPSIKINPFITSMSNEGTSIAKHSEKISRRNLFISMIFADNIVFTYPNAKLSGEPILPSPYEKEFRNNFKNVKYSNKFLSKKEILPKDPKNIFSDAEATIYYILNGKKEYLPDKHHTDIERLKKEITNPDWQLYKNTDLGRLSHTKITTYVDCPFKYYLGIEGRLNGDKDFEKFFDGLIKHRVMKEIFSKYKNYEVMSQKILNKEELKEEIKDIIEDIWEEYTDDFLHTYEAIKDVESEIITEDILESIEDIHRKYIHFKKGIDLTYSQVIATELEVNSKINIGNFHDVDLTSRIDRVDLLNGNYVYLLDEFGDQLLPGAYSIMDYKRSKNFQSEQLLIYYLTLLNNEEWKNKLANSDVYLKFQVVSKKKEHKNNNFIKIQKGRIIYKEHKSRTKYVSFDIKEFCTWLEKVFQNINKSDFTPIAVKEREIRRFLEEMYDKYNNAKTGEKYYDCSSCQFRSLCELMQYKKDFNINIKKYL
- a CDS encoding DEAD/DEAH box helicase — encoded protein: MTKFQHMGLSDNILNAIDRKGYEEPTPIQEKVIPFLLSGKNNVIGQAQTGTGKTAAFGIPLIERLEEKANDVQALVLTPTRELALQVCNEIDSLKGNKRLNLLPVYGGVSIGNQIRALKRKVDLVVGTPGRIIDHLNRGTLDISKIKYLVIDEADEMLDMGFIEDVETILSKTNKEKQILMFSATIPQRIITLARKYMGNFETVTTVQGNKEDITVKKAKQIYYMISESDKIELLSRLIDIDSDFYGLVFTKTKVQSEEIANKLIKKGYEAEALNGDVSQNQRERIMDRFKSKRIKILIATDVAARGIDIDNLKYVINYSLPQNPENYIHRIGRTARAGNEGIAITFVTPSEYRKFMFIKHSSKALIEEAKIPQAKDIVNAKVEKIKDEIKSNLSKDIDPIYEILAETILEETDQEPSQIIASILKYFYGGILKEENYSKIKEVKNSSKRKDQRLFVALGSLSKMTPRKLAEFIEKETGVNRKKIKDIQIMDKFSFVTVPSEQAEAIIEIFKQKSKRKRPLVVQAKSKRN
- a CDS encoding NAD(P)-dependent malic enzyme; the encoded protein is MDAKELHKILKGKIRTISNVDNLNEESLSLLYTPGVADVAEGCSKDPENTFLYTRRWNTVGIISDGSAVLGLGNIGPYGALPVMEGKALLFNLFGQLDAFPICLNTQDPEEIVSIVKNLEPSFGGINLEDISAPRCFRILEELNKTMNIPVFHDDQQGTAVVVTAGLLNALKLTGKEAKNIKVVINGIGAAGYNIAKFLMDFGVINLVLVDKNGVLNKNVPESSLHEYHQELAKITNPENITGNLSDALFGADVFVGVSKGNILNEEMVKKMNKNPIIFALANPLPEIDPILAKSFGASIVATGRSDYPNQINNLIAFPGIMKGAIEKKSKITKKMLHSAILAISNSCIPTPNRILPEAYDKRLHLNVYEAVKNASESN
- a CDS encoding FumA C-terminus/TtdB family hydratase beta subunit, encoding MKIDEIEKLRIGELLQYTGELIVMRDAAHQKLLELLSKNSQLPVDLNEKIVFYAGPANPPKNSKIGAIGPTTSERMDKYLEMIFKLGVLGTVGKGKRSDLAVKLCIKYKRVYFITPSGAAAYLSKCVKDIRVLAFPELGPEAIYNINVEDFPLMVAIDTNGNQIF
- a CDS encoding fumarate hydratase, which gives rise to MISKREILEKLTNHIVQVNETINPEVKTYIDEYKGPFSQALKENYKIAEVEKLPLCQDTGIVEFFVFLGNEVILEEPIFSTLSEVVEKVYTENPFRFSLVSDPLFERKNTKNNTPPVVHIFQVSGKSLDIKFLVKGGGSENLSALFMLKPSIGVQELKDVIIGHVKENGAKGCPPLHVGIGIGGTSDKAMVLSKLALTKSFKERNQNPVYADFEEALLKDLNTLKIGFQGLKEGVSVFSVHVEYAPTHIATLPVGVSLDCYLCRKGVVKFEDR